Proteins from one Telopea speciosissima isolate NSW1024214 ecotype Mountain lineage chromosome 1, Tspe_v1, whole genome shotgun sequence genomic window:
- the LOC122658395 gene encoding phosphatidylinositol 4-phosphate 5-kinase 1-like, translating to MNRTPSSTLSHSPTLSSLHHHHHHLQSPYSPSNSSSSPASPCPSPLRISLATRAAAFRLLRHFRHVRILRVHLRLLLLFSLPSFYFFLSNPRRSFLLDFLSALAFSAVLLLSINLSLPRLPSLRLLLARSFPLKLSSSSLASRTPSPVLWSIGSKQKSERRVNSGCAVQVYSNGDVYEGEFHKGKCSGSGVYNYFMSGRYEGDWVDEKYDGYGVETWARGSRYRGQYRQGLRHGYGVYRFYTGDVYAGEWSNGRSHGCGVHTCEDGSRYVGEFKWGVKHGLGHYHFR from the coding sequence ATGAACCGCACCCCTTCTTCCACCCTCTCTCACTCACCCACCTTATCCtcccttcaccaccaccaccatcatcttCAATCACCCTATTCACcttcaaattcttcttcttcgccgGCTTCACCCTGCCCCTCTCCTCTGCGAATATCGTTGGCCACCAGGGCTGCCGCCTTTCGCCTCCTCCGCCACTTCCGACACGTCCGAATCCTCCGTGTCCATCTCCgcctccttctcctcttctccttacCCTCTTTCTACTTCTTCCTCTCCAACCCTCGCCGCTCTTTCCTACTCGATTTCCTCTCCGCTTTAGCCTTCTCCGCCGTTCTCCTTCTTTCCATCAACCTCTCCCTTCCTCGCCTACCATCACTCCGTCTACTCCTTGCCCGCTCATTCCCCCTGAagctctcctcctcctcccttgCCTCGCGAACTCCTTCGCCGGTTCTTTGGTCAATTGGGTCGAAGCAGAAATCTGAGCGACGGGTTAATTCAGGTTGTGCAGTTCAGGTTTACAGCAATGGGGATGTCTACGAGGGTGAATTTCATAAGGGTAAATGCTCTGGTAGTGGTGTTTATAACTATTTCATGAGTGGGAGGTACGAGGGTGATTGGGTTGACGAGAAGTATGATGGGTATGGGGTGGAGACTTGGGCGAGAGGGAGTCGATACCGTGGGCAGTACAGACAGGGTCTTAGACATGGTTATGGAGTGTATAGGTTCTACACTGGAGATGTCTATGCTGGAGAATGGTCGAATGGGCGGAGTCATGGGTGTGGAGTTCATACCTGCGAGGATGGAAGTCGTTATGTTGGAGAATTCAAGTGGGGCGTTAAGCATGGCCTCGGCCACTACCATTTCAggtag